Proteins from a single region of Bacteroidota bacterium:
- a CDS encoding type II toxin-antitoxin system YafQ family toxin, with product MAARAKTLRRTSQFKRDAKRSKRRGKDVAKLRAVIEKLARGEALEERLRDHALAGEYQGTRECHVEPDWLLIYEATDEEVVLIRTGTHADLFKK from the coding sequence ATGGCAGCGCGGGCCAAGACGCTGCGCCGGACCTCGCAGTTCAAGCGCGACGCGAAGCGGTCGAAACGGCGAGGGAAGGATGTAGCCAAACTGCGGGCCGTGATCGAGAAGCTGGCACGAGGGGAAGCGCTGGAAGAGCGGCTCCGCGACCACGCCCTCGCTGGTGAATACCAGGGGACCCGCGAGTGCCACGTCGAGCCGGACTGGCTGCTGATCTACGAGGCGACGGACGAGGAGGTCGTGCTGATCCGTACCGGGACGCACGCGGACCTGTTCAAAAAGTGA
- a CDS encoding SDR family NAD(P)-dependent oxidoreductase → MPDTPRPLADLHAVVTGGGRGIGAAIVRRLAAMGASVSLLGRTPEPLRALAGELDDAHPQAFAAVPADVTDEAQVEAAFAAARGALGPVAILVNNAGAVDSVPLAAMPPDRWDAMLNVNLTSAYRCIRHALPGMTEAGHGRIVNVASTAGMKGYPYVAAYCAAKHGLVGLTRALALEVAKTGVTVNAVCPGYTDTDLVADSVGALAEKTGRSAEELRAGFERQSPLERMLSPEEVASAVAWLCHPEQAAVTGHALVVAGGEV, encoded by the coding sequence ATGCCTGACACGCCGCGCCCGCTCGCCGACCTCCACGCCGTCGTCACCGGCGGCGGGCGGGGGATCGGAGCCGCGATTGTCCGGCGGCTGGCCGCGATGGGGGCGTCGGTCTCGCTCCTCGGCCGGACGCCGGAGCCGCTCCGCGCGCTCGCGGGCGAACTCGACGACGCCCACCCGCAAGCCTTTGCGGCGGTGCCGGCCGACGTGACCGACGAGGCGCAGGTCGAGGCGGCCTTCGCCGCCGCCCGCGGTGCGCTCGGGCCGGTGGCGATCCTCGTTAACAACGCCGGGGCCGTCGACAGCGTCCCGCTCGCTGCGATGCCACCCGACCGGTGGGACGCCATGCTCAATGTCAACCTGACGAGCGCCTACCGCTGCATCCGCCACGCGTTGCCCGGCATGACCGAGGCGGGGCACGGGCGCATCGTCAATGTCGCCTCGACGGCCGGGATGAAGGGCTACCCGTACGTCGCGGCCTACTGCGCGGCCAAGCACGGCCTCGTCGGGCTGACGCGGGCGCTCGCGCTCGAAGTCGCCAAGACCGGCGTCACCGTCAACGCCGTCTGCCCGGGCTACACCGACACCGACCTCGTCGCGGATTCGGTCGGGGCGCTCGCCGAGAAGACCGGGCGCTCGGCGGAGGAGCTTCGGGCCGGGTTCGAGCGGCAGAGCCCGCTCGAGCGGATGCTCTCGCCGGAGGAGGTGGCGAGCGCCGTCGCGTGGCTGTGCCACCCCGAGCAGGCCGCCGTCACCGGGCACGCGCTCGTCGTGGCCGGCGGCGAGGTATAG
- a CDS encoding bifunctional salicylyl-CoA 5-hydroxylase/oxidoreductase — protein MNVACIGGGPAGLFLSILLKKRCPDWPVAVYEQNPRGNTFGWGIVFSDGTMENLRAADEAVAAQTEAELAHWDDIEVLFRGQSVRSSGHGFIGVGRHRFLEILSARAEAVGVDLHYGTCVEDIDALGADLVVGCDGINSRLRAEFAEQFRPAVEPQRNRFTWLGTHRPFEAFTFDFRETEHGWFQAHAYQFSDDTSTFIVECTDETWRAAGLDRTDKAESIAFCETLFADTLGGHRLLDNSPHRDGPAMWLRFPKVTNERWHHGSKVLLGDAAASAHFSIGSGTKLALESAIALADKLVGAEEGGDLCAVLSAYEDERRVEVLRLQNAARNSTEWFESVELRGHLPPEQFAYSLLTRSQRVSHENLRLRDADWLGEYERWWAGRSAEERKNGRAEKGSEAVPPMFVPYRVRGVEVPNRIAVSPMAMYSAEEGVVTDFHLVHLGQRALGGAGLVFTEMTCTGPDARITPGCAGLWTDEQAEAYARIVRFIHGQSPAKVALQLGHAGRKGSVQKPWDAGGDDNAPLGDGNWPLLAPSALPYLPHNQTPRAMDRADMDRVRDDFVAAARRGAEAGFDWLELHCAHGYLLSSFLSPLTNRRTDAYGGSVKNRLRYPLEVFAALRTAWPENRPISVRLSAVDWVEGGTTVDDAVEMARAFCEHGADLIDVSSGQVHPEQAPVYGRMWQTPFAERIRLETGAPVMAVGNIYEPDHVNSILAAGRADLCLLARPHLGVPHWTLRAAAELGHTGQWWPSQYLAGKRQLERYFERRREPTR, from the coding sequence GTGAACGTCGCCTGCATCGGCGGAGGCCCCGCCGGTCTCTTCCTCTCGATCCTCCTCAAAAAGCGCTGCCCGGACTGGCCCGTCGCCGTCTACGAGCAGAACCCGCGCGGCAACACCTTCGGCTGGGGCATCGTCTTCTCCGACGGGACGATGGAGAACCTCCGCGCCGCCGACGAAGCCGTGGCGGCCCAGACCGAAGCCGAGCTTGCTCACTGGGACGACATCGAAGTGCTGTTCCGGGGCCAGTCGGTCCGGTCGTCGGGGCACGGGTTCATCGGCGTTGGGCGGCACCGGTTTCTGGAGATTCTAAGCGCCCGCGCTGAGGCCGTCGGCGTCGACCTCCACTACGGCACCTGCGTCGAGGACATCGACGCGCTCGGGGCCGACCTCGTCGTCGGGTGCGACGGCATCAACAGCCGCCTGCGGGCCGAGTTTGCCGAGCAGTTCCGCCCGGCCGTCGAGCCGCAGCGGAACCGGTTTACGTGGCTCGGGACGCACCGCCCGTTCGAGGCCTTCACGTTCGACTTCCGCGAGACCGAGCACGGCTGGTTCCAGGCCCACGCCTACCAGTTCTCGGACGACACGAGCACCTTCATCGTCGAGTGCACCGACGAGACGTGGCGCGCGGCCGGGCTGGACCGGACGGACAAGGCGGAGAGCATCGCCTTCTGCGAAACCCTCTTCGCCGACACCCTCGGGGGCCACCGGCTCCTCGACAACAGCCCGCACCGTGACGGCCCGGCGATGTGGCTCCGCTTCCCGAAGGTGACCAACGAGCGCTGGCACCACGGCAGCAAGGTCCTCCTTGGCGACGCCGCCGCCTCGGCCCACTTCTCGATTGGCTCCGGGACGAAGCTCGCCCTCGAGAGCGCGATCGCCCTGGCAGACAAGCTGGTCGGTGCCGAGGAAGGGGGCGATCTGTGCGCCGTGCTGTCGGCCTACGAAGACGAGCGGCGGGTCGAGGTGCTGCGCCTCCAGAACGCGGCGCGCAACTCGACTGAGTGGTTCGAGTCGGTCGAACTCCGGGGCCACCTGCCGCCGGAGCAGTTCGCCTACAGCCTCCTCACCCGCAGCCAGCGCGTGAGCCACGAGAACCTCCGCCTCCGCGACGCCGACTGGCTCGGCGAGTACGAGCGGTGGTGGGCGGGGCGAAGCGCGGAAGAGCGGAAGAACGGAAGAGCGGAGAAGGGGAGCGAAGCAGTGCCGCCGATGTTTGTGCCGTACCGGGTGCGCGGGGTCGAGGTGCCGAACCGGATCGCCGTCTCGCCGATGGCGATGTACTCGGCTGAGGAGGGCGTCGTGACAGACTTCCACCTCGTCCACCTCGGGCAGCGGGCGCTCGGCGGGGCAGGGCTGGTGTTCACCGAGATGACGTGCACGGGGCCCGACGCGCGCATCACGCCAGGCTGTGCTGGACTCTGGACCGACGAGCAGGCCGAGGCCTACGCCCGCATCGTCCGGTTCATCCACGGGCAGAGCCCGGCGAAGGTGGCGCTCCAACTCGGGCATGCCGGGCGGAAGGGGTCGGTCCAGAAGCCGTGGGACGCCGGGGGCGACGACAACGCGCCGCTGGGCGATGGCAACTGGCCGCTCCTCGCACCGTCGGCGCTGCCGTACCTCCCCCACAACCAGACGCCGCGCGCGATGGACCGCGCCGACATGGACCGGGTCCGGGACGACTTCGTGGCCGCCGCCCGGCGCGGAGCCGAGGCCGGGTTCGACTGGCTCGAACTCCACTGCGCGCACGGCTACCTCCTCTCGTCGTTCCTCTCGCCCCTCACCAACCGGCGCACCGACGCCTACGGCGGCTCGGTCAAGAACCGGCTGCGCTACCCGCTGGAGGTCTTCGCCGCCCTCCGCACCGCGTGGCCCGAAAACCGACCGATCAGCGTCCGCCTCTCGGCCGTCGACTGGGTCGAGGGCGGGACGACGGTGGACGACGCCGTGGAGATGGCGCGGGCGTTCTGCGAGCACGGGGCCGACCTGATCGACGTGTCGAGCGGGCAGGTCCACCCGGAGCAGGCTCCGGTCTACGGGCGGATGTGGCAGACGCCGTTCGCCGAGCGCATCCGGCTCGAGACCGGCGCGCCGGTGATGGCGGTCGGGAATATCTACGAGCCGGACCACGTCAACTCGATCCTCGCCGCCGGGCGGGCCGACCTGTGCCTCCTCGCCCGGCCGCACCTCGGCGTGCCGCACTGGACGCTCCGCGCCGCGGCCGAACTCGGCCACACCGGCCAGTGGTGGCCGTCCCAATACCTCGCCGGCAAGCGCCAGCTCGAACGGTATTTCGAGCGCCGGCGCGAGCCGACTAGGTAG
- a CDS encoding LysR family transcriptional regulator, whose protein sequence is MNFQQLTYIIAVERHQNFHRAALDCGVAQSTLSKEIQRLEREYGIIIFDRTRTPVVPTLKGVDLIETAREILHLRKEFVRIAERRDNTVSGHMRLAITEVLAPYLAPHLIRALARKYPDLHLELLEIGSRRIEDLLADEDIDAAVMIAPSLAREYYEHTLYREELLVYATQFASDAGFTVEDVDLGRVLVHEDLRAILHGQLGARFDDEEHFTIRYPKGNLETIRNIIQVNGGAMLVPTIARPFFPEDQRAHLRAVPGIQARLDVRLVTSRGFEKTRIVKRLIDEIAAVVPAQESRPA, encoded by the coding sequence ATGAACTTCCAGCAGCTCACCTACATCATCGCCGTCGAGCGGCACCAGAACTTCCACCGCGCGGCCCTCGACTGCGGCGTGGCCCAGTCGACGCTGAGCAAGGAGATCCAGCGCCTCGAGCGCGAGTACGGGATCATCATCTTCGACCGCACGCGGACGCCCGTCGTCCCGACCCTCAAGGGCGTCGACCTGATCGAGACGGCGCGCGAGATCCTGCACCTGCGCAAGGAGTTCGTCCGCATCGCCGAGCGCCGGGACAACACGGTCTCCGGCCACATGCGCCTCGCCATCACCGAGGTCCTCGCCCCGTACCTCGCGCCCCATCTCATCCGGGCGCTCGCGCGGAAGTACCCCGATCTCCACCTCGAACTCCTAGAAATCGGCAGCCGCCGCATCGAGGACCTGCTGGCCGACGAGGACATCGACGCCGCCGTGATGATTGCGCCGTCGCTAGCGCGGGAGTACTACGAGCACACGCTCTACCGCGAGGAACTGCTCGTCTACGCCACCCAGTTTGCCTCGGACGCCGGGTTCACGGTCGAGGACGTGGACCTCGGCCGGGTGCTCGTCCACGAAGACCTCCGGGCGATCCTGCACGGCCAGCTCGGGGCCCGCTTCGACGACGAGGAGCACTTCACCATCCGGTACCCGAAGGGCAACCTGGAGACGATCCGCAACATCATCCAGGTCAACGGCGGGGCCATGCTCGTCCCGACGATCGCGCGGCCGTTCTTCCCCGAGGACCAGCGGGCGCACCTCCGCGCGGTCCCCGGCATCCAGGCCAGGCTCGACGTTCGGCTCGTCACCAGCCGGGGGTTCGAGAAGACGCGGATCGTCAAGCGCCTCATCGACGAGATCGCGGCCGTCGTTCCAGCGCAGGAAAGCCGGCCGGCCTAA
- a CDS encoding T9SS type A sorting domain-containing protein: protein MALACLLAAPAYAQETAPRVISASRVNTSEPLRTLPDRPGQARTLVPAVVPNKFHSFADKGQRPESPDLTDSVLDTGAAGRNSSATGTVVQNFEGIPQAESPFIFPPDTNGDVGPNHYVQWINGTAQFYDKQGTTLLGPVAGNFFWQGLGGPCDFRNDGDPIILYDEMADRWVAMQFMIEGLFGFGDFALCFAVSTTPDPTGSYHQYEFTLDYFPDYPKIGVWSDAYYATANIFFDGPFRQEAMAFERDAMLQGLPADAVFFTIPSNTAGGFLPADADGAAPPAGTPGLFPGLPDGTDLEVFALDVNWANPSASTFSLLDEPTVAPYSPYSGTIPQPSPGAGLEVIGDRLMHRAQYRNFGDRQTLVLNHTVDVQPGFGERAGVRWYELRNGAGNSGSGWDLYQQGTYAPNDGLNRWMGSVAMNGAGDIAVGYSVSGSSLFPAIRFAAQTADQSGTGVLNVPETEIQTGGGVQTGNFGGRSRWGDYSMMSVDPSDDRSFWFTTEYMPSTSSNEYATRVAELSVDSGVSPNFDLTAVNTSPGGSPIVVASGGSVTFDYAVANNTGSAASGDLWFTATSGGSTVAQGLIQSGTVPAGATISQAFVQPIPDPAPSGSYTYTLSVGQFPNAAVDTETFDLQITTGGPGDAPSWAVDKAGTWDETEQAVSARASGPAGFALGAAYPNPFTRTAILPVELTEAAEVRLAVFDVLGREVAVLAEGRFEAGLHRLVFDATDLPSGAYVARLTTEAGRSQTQRLTLLR, encoded by the coding sequence ATGGCCCTCGCCTGCCTGCTGGCCGCGCCCGCGTACGCCCAGGAGACCGCGCCGCGCGTGATCTCCGCGAGCCGCGTCAACACGTCGGAGCCGCTGCGCACCTTGCCGGACCGGCCAGGCCAAGCCCGGACGCTGGTCCCGGCAGTGGTCCCGAACAAGTTCCACAGCTTCGCCGACAAGGGCCAGCGCCCGGAAAGTCCCGATCTCACGGACTCCGTCCTCGACACCGGCGCGGCAGGCCGGAACAGCAGCGCCACCGGGACGGTGGTCCAGAACTTCGAGGGTATCCCCCAGGCCGAGTCGCCGTTCATCTTCCCGCCCGACACCAACGGCGACGTGGGGCCGAACCACTACGTGCAGTGGATCAATGGCACCGCCCAGTTCTACGACAAGCAGGGTACCACGCTCCTCGGGCCGGTCGCGGGCAACTTCTTCTGGCAGGGACTCGGCGGCCCGTGCGACTTCCGCAACGACGGCGACCCGATCATCCTCTACGACGAGATGGCCGACCGCTGGGTGGCGATGCAGTTCATGATCGAGGGCCTCTTCGGCTTCGGCGACTTCGCCCTCTGCTTCGCCGTCTCGACGACGCCCGACCCGACGGGGTCGTACCACCAGTACGAGTTCACGCTGGACTACTTCCCGGACTACCCCAAAATCGGAGTCTGGTCGGATGCCTACTACGCGACGGCTAACATCTTCTTCGACGGTCCCTTCCGCCAGGAGGCGATGGCCTTCGAGCGCGACGCGATGCTCCAGGGCCTCCCGGCCGACGCCGTGTTCTTCACGATTCCGAGCAACACGGCTGGCGGCTTTCTCCCCGCCGACGCGGACGGCGCGGCTCCGCCCGCCGGGACCCCCGGCCTGTTCCCCGGCCTGCCCGACGGGACCGACCTTGAGGTGTTCGCCCTCGACGTGAACTGGGCGAACCCCTCGGCCTCGACGTTCTCGCTGCTCGACGAGCCGACGGTCGCGCCCTACAGCCCGTACTCCGGCACGATTCCGCAGCCGTCACCGGGGGCCGGGCTGGAGGTGATCGGCGACCGGCTGATGCACCGGGCGCAGTACCGGAACTTCGGCGACCGGCAGACGCTCGTGCTCAACCACACCGTGGACGTGCAGCCCGGCTTCGGCGAGCGAGCCGGCGTCCGGTGGTACGAACTCCGCAACGGCGCGGGCAACAGCGGCTCCGGCTGGGACCTCTACCAGCAGGGCACGTATGCGCCGAACGACGGCCTCAACCGCTGGATGGGATCGGTGGCGATGAACGGAGCCGGCGACATCGCCGTCGGCTACTCGGTCTCGGGTTCTAGCCTCTTCCCCGCGATCCGCTTCGCTGCCCAGACGGCAGACCAGAGCGGAACGGGTGTCTTGAACGTGCCGGAGACCGAGATTCAGACCGGCGGCGGCGTGCAGACCGGCAACTTCGGCGGCCGCTCGCGGTGGGGCGACTACAGCATGATGTCGGTTGACCCCTCGGACGACCGCTCGTTCTGGTTCACGACCGAGTACATGCCGTCGACCTCCTCCAACGAGTACGCCACCCGCGTCGCCGAACTGTCGGTAGACTCGGGCGTGTCGCCGAACTTCGACCTGACCGCGGTCAACACCTCGCCGGGCGGTTCCCCAATTGTCGTCGCGTCCGGGGGATCGGTGACGTTCGACTACGCAGTCGCCAACAACACCGGCAGCGCGGCTTCGGGGGACCTCTGGTTCACGGCCACGAGTGGAGGCAGCACGGTGGCGCAGGGGCTCATCCAGAGTGGCACGGTGCCGGCTGGTGCGACCATCAGTCAGGCGTTTGTGCAGCCCATTCCGGATCCCGCTCCTTCCGGGAGCTACACCTACACGCTGAGTGTCGGCCAATTCCCGAACGCGGCCGTGGACACCGAGACGTTCGACCTCCAAATCACGACGGGCGGCCCGGGTGATGCTCCGTCATGGGCCGTTGACAAAGCTGGGACGTGGGACGAGACCGAGCAAGCGGTGTCGGCGCGCGCCTCGGGTCCGGCGGGCTTCGCGCTCGGCGCGGCCTACCCGAATCCGTTCACCCGGACGGCCATCCTGCCGGTCGAACTGACGGAGGCCGCGGAGGTGCGGCTGGCGGTCTTCGACGTGCTCGGCCGCGAGGTGGCCGTGCTGGCCGAGGGCCGGTTCGAGGCCGGGCTGCACCGCCTCGTCTTCGACGCGACGGACTTGCCGAGCGGTGCCTACGTCGCGCGCCTGACCACCGAAGCCGGCCGCTCGCAGACGCAGCGCCTGACGCTGCTGCGCTAG
- a CDS encoding phosphosulfolactate synthase, whose protein sequence is MQVTNDFTTNPVAFEWLQRNDRSAKPRTTGLTEIRAAYYSNFGERYFRDILETSGNYVDSIKFAGGSFTFMNPEKIRAINDLAHEYGVLVSTGGFIEYVLTKGKDAVQKYIAECKELGFDIIEISTGFISIPTDDWLRVIEDVQKAGLKAKPEVGIQFGAGGDTVAGELESEGVQDVGYAIKQAQRMIDAGAYIIMIESEGITENANPWRVDVPASFINELGLGNLMFEAADPQVFKWYIKNYGPEVNVFVDHSQIVQLECTRQGIWGTNDVWGRIVTYK, encoded by the coding sequence ATGCAAGTAACCAACGACTTCACGACCAACCCCGTCGCTTTCGAGTGGCTCCAGCGCAACGACCGGAGCGCCAAGCCCCGCACGACGGGCCTGACCGAGATCCGCGCCGCCTACTACTCGAACTTCGGCGAGCGCTACTTCCGCGACATCCTCGAGACCTCGGGGAATTACGTGGACAGCATCAAGTTTGCCGGCGGCTCGTTCACCTTCATGAACCCGGAGAAGATCCGCGCCATCAACGACCTCGCCCACGAGTACGGCGTGCTCGTCTCGACCGGCGGCTTCATCGAGTACGTCCTCACCAAGGGCAAGGACGCCGTCCAGAAGTACATCGCCGAGTGCAAGGAGCTCGGCTTCGACATCATCGAGATCTCGACGGGCTTCATCTCGATCCCGACCGACGACTGGCTCCGCGTGATCGAGGACGTGCAGAAGGCCGGCCTCAAGGCCAAGCCCGAGGTCGGCATCCAGTTCGGTGCCGGCGGCGACACCGTCGCGGGCGAGCTCGAGAGCGAGGGCGTCCAGGACGTCGGCTACGCGATCAAGCAGGCCCAGCGCATGATCGACGCCGGGGCCTACATCATCATGATCGAGTCCGAGGGCATCACCGAGAACGCCAACCCCTGGCGCGTCGACGTCCCGGCGAGCTTCATCAACGAGCTCGGCCTCGGGAACCTGATGTTCGAGGCGGCCGACCCGCAGGTGTTCAAGTGGTACATCAAGAACTACGGCCCCGAGGTCAACGTCTTCGTCGACCACAGCCAGATCGTCCAGCTCGAGTGCACCCGCCAGGGCATCTGGGGCACGAACGATGTCTGGGGCCGGATCGTGACCTACAAGTAA
- a CDS encoding T9SS type A sorting domain-containing protein, whose protein sequence is MCETTPAVTADIEPVGAPVVIAASGGSLSYTVTLTNTTASAQVVTAEISATLPNGSTFGPVQGPQTVPVAASGSIGPITFTEAVPGAAPAGTYTLTLTLTSGGEEVDADSFTFEKATSAASRAEVAFGLAPVYPNPVREAATVEFALSEAGTVRLTVYDLLGREVAVLADGTLDAGFHTATLGGAGLPSGTYLVRLSAAGQVETQRVTVVR, encoded by the coding sequence GTGTGCGAGACCACGCCCGCTGTCACGGCCGACATCGAGCCGGTCGGGGCACCGGTCGTCATCGCGGCGTCGGGCGGGTCGCTCTCCTACACCGTCACGCTCACCAACACGACGGCGTCGGCGCAGGTGGTCACCGCCGAGATCAGCGCGACGCTTCCGAACGGATCGACCTTCGGGCCGGTCCAGGGGCCGCAGACGGTGCCGGTCGCCGCGAGCGGCTCCATTGGGCCGATTACGTTCACGGAGGCCGTGCCGGGCGCGGCTCCGGCGGGGACCTATACCCTGACGCTCACGCTCACGAGCGGCGGCGAGGAAGTCGACGCCGACAGCTTCACGTTCGAAAAGGCTACGTCGGCGGCGTCTCGGGCTGAGGTCGCGTTTGGCCTGGCACCGGTCTACCCGAACCCGGTGCGCGAGGCCGCGACCGTCGAGTTTGCCCTCTCCGAAGCCGGAACCGTACGGCTGACCGTCTACGACCTGCTCGGGCGCGAGGTCGCGGTCCTCGCCGACGGCACGCTCGACGCAGGCTTCCACACGGCGACCCTGGGCGGTGCCGGCTTGCCGAGCGGGACGTACCTCGTCCGGCTCAGCGCGGCGGGGCAGGTCGAGACGCAGCGCGTAACTGTCGTGCGCTAA
- a CDS encoding MmgE/PrpD family protein, giving the protein MTDVQKLAQFTASRSFGDLSSDALRELKIRLLDSLGCAIGALEGPPIRRIRSHTEDFGGRGLATLVGGGRTAPDRASFFNSALVRYLDFNDSYLAKGETCHPSDNIGSVLAAGEYRGIDGKTFLTALGIAYQVQCRLSDVAPVRAKGFDHTVQGAYGAAAGAAYALGLSPEKTANAIAIAATAYNALRVTRTGNLSNWKGLAFPSTGWTSTHSAFLAMRGITGPEEVFEGNKGFKESIAGDFEIDWSKEDLERVTRTILKKYNAEIHSQATLEGLIELREEHDFDPADIEKITLHTFDVAYHIIGGGEEGGKKNIRTKEEADHSLPYMMAAAVLDGNVLPAQYESDRILRDDIQTLLKKVEVYENPDYSARFPDQEANDMAIHLRDGRLLEKDKVDYEGFHTRPASWAFVGQKFRNLAAPFAEADHLDRIVELVRDFENHTLADLMDLLGQVNPVSSKTLTLA; this is encoded by the coding sequence ATGACTGACGTACAGAAGCTGGCCCAGTTCACCGCCAGCCGCTCGTTCGGCGACCTGTCGAGCGACGCCCTCCGCGAACTCAAGATCCGGCTCCTCGACTCGCTCGGCTGCGCCATCGGCGCGCTCGAAGGCCCACCCATCCGCCGCATCCGCAGCCACACCGAAGACTTCGGCGGGCGCGGGCTCGCCACGCTCGTCGGCGGCGGCCGGACGGCCCCGGACCGCGCCTCGTTCTTCAACTCGGCCCTCGTCCGCTACCTCGACTTCAACGACAGCTACCTCGCCAAGGGCGAGACCTGCCACCCGTCGGACAACATCGGCTCCGTCCTCGCCGCGGGCGAGTACCGCGGGATCGACGGCAAGACGTTCCTGACCGCGCTCGGCATCGCCTACCAGGTGCAGTGCCGGCTGAGCGACGTCGCCCCGGTCCGCGCCAAGGGCTTCGACCACACCGTGCAGGGGGCCTACGGTGCCGCCGCCGGAGCCGCCTACGCGCTCGGCCTCTCGCCCGAGAAGACGGCGAACGCGATCGCGATTGCCGCGACGGCCTACAACGCCCTCCGCGTCACCCGGACCGGCAACCTCTCCAACTGGAAGGGCCTCGCCTTCCCGTCGACCGGCTGGACCTCAACCCACTCGGCCTTCCTCGCGATGCGCGGCATCACCGGGCCGGAAGAAGTCTTCGAGGGCAACAAGGGCTTCAAGGAGTCCATCGCCGGCGACTTCGAGATCGACTGGTCGAAGGAAGACCTCGAGCGCGTTACCCGGACGATCCTCAAGAAGTACAACGCCGAGATCCACTCGCAGGCGACCCTGGAGGGCCTCATCGAGCTCCGCGAGGAGCACGACTTTGACCCGGCCGACATCGAGAAGATCACGCTCCACACCTTCGACGTGGCCTACCACATCATCGGCGGGGGCGAGGAGGGCGGCAAGAAGAACATCCGCACCAAGGAGGAGGCCGACCACAGCCTCCCCTACATGATGGCCGCCGCCGTCCTCGACGGCAACGTGCTGCCTGCGCAGTACGAGTCCGACCGCATCCTCCGCGACGACATCCAGACGCTGCTCAAGAAGGTCGAGGTCTACGAGAACCCCGACTACTCGGCGCGCTTCCCGGACCAGGAGGCCAACGACATGGCGATCCACCTCCGCGACGGTCGCCTGCTGGAGAAGGACAAGGTGGACTACGAGGGCTTCCACACGCGCCCGGCCTCGTGGGCGTTCGTCGGGCAGAAGTTCCGCAACCTCGCCGCGCCGTTCGCCGAGGCCGACCACCTCGACCGCATCGTCGAGCTCGTCCGGGACTTCGAGAACCACACCCTCGCCGACCTGATGGACCTGCTCGGCCAGGTCAACCCCGTCTCGTCCAAAACCCTCACCCTCGCTTAG
- a CDS encoding type II toxin-antitoxin system RelB/DinJ family antitoxin codes for MNKTATISARIDPDTKREAESVFRDLGLSASQAITLFYRQVQLRRGLPFEVKMPNETTRKALREAEARDGLASFDSTDALFDDLGL; via the coding sequence ATGAACAAGACCGCCACCATCTCTGCCCGGATCGATCCCGACACGAAGCGCGAGGCCGAATCCGTCTTCCGCGACCTCGGCCTCTCGGCTAGCCAGGCGATCACGCTGTTCTACCGGCAGGTTCAGCTCCGGCGCGGCCTTCCGTTCGAGGTGAAGATGCCGAACGAGACGACCCGGAAGGCGCTCCGTGAGGCCGAGGCGCGGGACGGCCTCGCCAGCTTTGATTCTACCGACGCGCTCTTCGACGACCTCGGCCTCTGA
- a CDS encoding enoyl-CoA hydratase family protein, whose protein sequence is MATASLDPTTFAPEHFRWSFADRVATVTLNRPERKNPLTFESYAELRDTFRALVYADEVKAVVLEGAGGNFSSGGDVHEIIGPLTEMDMPALLRFTRMTGDLVKAIKGCPQPVIASIDGVCVGAGAIMAMASDLRVGTPESKVAFLFTRVGLAGCDMGACAILPRIIGQGRAAELLYTGRSVSGTEAHAWGFYNQLAESGDVLEQAQKLAHRLAHGPTFAHMMTKTMLDQEWSMGIEQAIEAEAQAQAICMQTRDFERAYRAFVAKERPTFEGD, encoded by the coding sequence ATGGCTACTGCTTCGCTCGACCCCACGACCTTCGCCCCCGAGCACTTCCGCTGGTCCTTCGCCGACCGCGTCGCCACGGTCACCCTCAACCGTCCGGAGCGGAAGAACCCGCTCACGTTCGAGAGCTACGCTGAGCTGCGCGACACCTTCCGCGCGCTCGTCTACGCCGACGAGGTCAAGGCGGTCGTGCTCGAAGGCGCGGGCGGCAACTTCTCCTCCGGAGGCGACGTGCACGAGATTATCGGGCCGCTGACGGAGATGGACATGCCGGCGCTCCTCCGGTTTACCCGGATGACGGGCGACCTCGTCAAGGCGATCAAGGGCTGTCCGCAGCCGGTCATCGCGAGCATCGACGGCGTGTGCGTCGGTGCGGGGGCGATCATGGCGATGGCGTCCGACCTCCGCGTCGGGACGCCGGAGAGCAAGGTGGCCTTTCTGTTCACCCGCGTCGGCCTCGCGGGGTGCGACATGGGGGCGTGCGCGATTCTGCCTCGCATCATCGGCCAGGGCCGTGCCGCCGAACTGCTCTACACCGGCCGCTCGGTGAGCGGCACCGAGGCCCACGCGTGGGGCTTCTACAACCAACTTGCCGAGTCGGGCGACGTATTGGAGCAGGCCCAAAAGCTGGCCCACCGGCTCGCCCACGGCCCGACCTTCGCCCACATGATGACCAAGACGATGCTCGACCAGGAGTGGAGCATGGGCATCGAGCAGGCCATCGAGGCCGAGGCCCAGGCCCAGGCGATCTGCATGCAGACGCGCGACTTCGAGCGGGCCTACCGCGCCTTCGTCGCCAAAGAACGTCCCACCTTCGAGGGCGACTGA